The proteins below are encoded in one region of Neodiprion virginianus isolate iyNeoVirg1 chromosome 7, iyNeoVirg1.1, whole genome shotgun sequence:
- the LOC124309038 gene encoding uncharacterized protein LOC124309038 codes for MALKSLSSMQRRFSRDARLAEAYGSFMRDYERLGHMTRLLALEIRCEDAWYLPHHAVIQASGDKWKLRVVFDASRKTREGHCLNDFLWAGPPLESDLSLILLNWRKYRFAFTADIVKILRQVLVKREDQDLQRIVWAPTADASPVDYRLHTVTYGTTCAPYLAIRMLSQLVIDEGEVNLPLGAECLKAETYVDDTFAGAEDLSTAVQKRLELIELLRLGGLELDKWSANHPDLLPPQARQNSPKEIDGDALVKTFGIHWTPSQDDFKFRAADVEEMSTAATKRFILSNIARLFDPLGWLAPITVTAKVLMQDLWIQKCYWDSPLPAEFRERWHTHCTSLTQLPPLSIHRWLGVASSRSYQIHGFSDASPRAYAAVAYLRINEGNGRFSVSLLAAKNKVAPVKTISIPNLELCGAALLVKLLCHVRKLEFLSSLPVYAWSDSQIVLQWLRKHPCH; via the coding sequence ATGGCGCTAAAATCTCTTTCTAGTATGCAACGTCGATTTTCGCGAGACGCTCGATTGGCTGAGGCGTACGGTAGCTTCATGAGGGACTACGAACGACTGGGACATATGACTCGACTTCTGGCCTTAGAAATACGGTGCGAGGATGCGTGGTACCTTCCACATCACGCAGTGATTCAGGCTTCGGGTGACAAATGGAAACTTCGTGTTGTGTTTGATGCCTCTCGGAAAACTCGCGAAGGGCACTGTCTGAATGACTTTTTGTGGGCAGGACCCCCCCTCGAGAGCGATCTGTCATTGATCCTCTTGAATTGGCGAAAATACCGTTTTGCGTTCACCGCAGACATAGTGAAAATATTGCGGCAAGTACTGGTCAAGCGCGAAGACCAGGATTTGCAGAGAATTGTGTGGGCCCCGACCGCTGACGCCAGTCCTGTTGATTACCGCTTGCATACTGTCACGTACGGGACAACTTGTGCTCCATATCTGGCCATCCGCATGCTTTCACAGTTGGTTATTGATGAAGGGGAAGTTAACCTTCCCCTCGGAGCTGAATGTCTGAAAGCAGAGACGTATGTTGATGACACCTTCGCAGGGGCGGAAGACCTTTCTACCGCGGTTCAGAAAAGACTCGAACTTATAGAATTGTTAAGATTGGGTGGTCTCGAGCTCGACAAATGGTCCGCAAATCATCCCGATCTTCTGCCACCTCAGGCACGACAGAACTCACCGAAAGAAATCGACGGCGACGCGTTGGTCAAAACCTTCGGGATCCATTGGACCCCATCGCAGGATGATTTTAAGTTCCGTGCAGCGGACGTGGAAGAGATGTCCACTGCTGCAACGAAACGTTTCATCCTTTCGAATATCGCGCGTTTGTTTGACCCGCTCGGGTGGCTAGCTCCAATCACTGTGACGGCGAAGGTCTTAATGCAGGATTTGTGGATTCAGAAGTGCTATTGGGACTCGCCTCTCCCCGCAGAATTCCGCGAGCGATGGCATACTCATTGCACGTCTTTGACACAGTTGCCACCTCTATCCATCCATCGTTGGTTGGGGGTCGCATCTTCCCGTTCCTACCAGATTCATGGCTTTTCCGATGCGTCTCCTCGCGCATATGCAGCCGTGGCATATTTACGAATTAACGAGGGAAATGGTCGGTTCAGTGTTTCGCTTCTCGCCGCGAAGAACAAGGTGGCTCCCGTCAAAACGATCAGTATCCCGAACTTAGAACTGTGTGGTGCTGCACTTCTCGTTAAACTTCTTTGCCATGTCAGGAAGCTCGAATTTCTCAGCTCACTTCCGGTCTACGCATGGTCTGATAGTCAAATAGTTCTTCAGTGGCTTCGAAAGCACCCATGCCACTAG